ACCTATACCAACCTCAACCGCCTCATCAGCCAAATCGTCTCCTCCATCACCGCTTCCTTGCGCTTTGATGGGGCCCTCAATGTGGACCTGAcggagttccagaccaacctggtGCCCTACCCTCGCATCCACTTCCCCCTGGCCACCTATGCCCCAGTCATCTCTGCAGAGAAGGCCTACCATGAGCAGCTGTCAGTGGCAGAGATCACCAATGCCTGCTTTGAGCCTGCCAACCAGATGGTGAAGTGTGACCCTCGGCATGGCAAGTACATGGCCTGCTGCCTGCTGTACCGTGGAGACGTGGTGCCCAAAGATGTCAACGCTGCCATCGCTGCCATCAAGACCAAGCGCAGCATCCAGTTTGTGGACTGGTGCCCCACAGGCTTCAAGGTTGGTATCAACTACCAGCCACCCACCGTGGTGCCTGGGGGGGACCTGGCCAAGGTGCAGCGTGCAGTGTGCATGCTGAGCAACACAACCGCCATTGCTGAGGCCTGGGCCCGCCTGGACCACAAGTTTGACTTGATGTATGCCAAGAGGGCTTTTGTACACTGGTATGTGGgtgagggcatggaggagggtgAGTTCTCTGAGGCTCGAGAGGATATGGCTGCCCTGGAAAAGGATTATGAGGAAGTAGGCATCGACTCCTAcgaggatgaggatgagggagaagaataGACAGATACCTGGAGCCTATTTTCATTGTGCTCATTGCAAAATCCTTTCGAAATAAAGTCTCCTTGCACGGTTTCTTGTCCCCTTTCTGCTGTCCCCTTTCTGCCGTGGCTGCTACTTCCCGCTGTTTGCCACTCTCGATCTGTTAGCCTTACACGGCTGAGGGTGGGCCATTATTGAGCCCCAAAAAGTATGAACCTAAAGACTTTGATGTAAGGTCCTAAGGACACCCAGGACAGGAAAGAAACGAGGACCAAATCTTGGACCTTTCTGGGTAGCTACAAACTATTTCGAGATCAAGTCTTCACTTTTCCAACCAGGAACTGGTGTCTGGTAGCTTCTGTGTCGGATGGCTGGGCTGCTCTTGCCCTGGCTGCCGCTGCTCCTTAGAAGCAAGGCTTGGCCCAAGCGTGGCTGTACACTGAGGGTTTGGGAACGGGGGCTGGGCGGGCCCAGAGTTCCTGGGCACAGAGCCACCTCACCACGGGGGATGGGCAGGAACAAGGGCAATCTCCTGGCGGTTTGTGCCATCACACCTCTAACAGCTTTGCGTGGCTCGCTGTCTATCTTGCTTTCTGGGGCTGCTATTAAAAGTCAGGACGTCTCCCCTCTGTTTGTGCTTTCTTTTGGCCTCAGCCTCTGCCTGGACCCAAGGGAAAAATTACACTTTGCTAATAGGCACCCTAGGACTCAGGCTGACGTCAGCATGTAGGGGTGGGCATGGCTTGGGGAGGAAGCTTCAGACTCTCCAGGAGAGCCAACCCTGCCCTTGCCTCCCCTCCCTGGTGATTCAGGGACGCAGTGCCCTTCCCTGAGGAACTGGTTTAAAGCCCAGCTAAGGCAGGGTGCCTGTTTACTCAGCAAATGGGGCAGGAAGTGCCTGCTGGATACTGCCACAGG
The nucleotide sequence above comes from Peromyscus eremicus chromosome 13, PerEre_H2_v1, whole genome shotgun sequence. Encoded proteins:
- the Tuba4a gene encoding tubulin alpha-4A chain isoform X2, with protein sequence MGNACWELYCLEHGIQPDGQMPSDKTIGGGDDSFTTFFCETGAGKHVPRAVFVDLEPTVIDEIRNGPYRQLFHPEQLITGKEDAANNYARGHYTIGKEIIDPVLDRIRKLSDQCTGLQGFLVFHSFGGGTGSGFTSLLMERLSVDYGKKSKLEFSIYPAPQVSTAVVEPYNSILTTHTTLEHSDCAFMVDNEAIYDICRRNLDIERPTYTNLNRLISQIVSSITASLRFDGALNVDLTEFQTNLVPYPRIHFPLATYAPVISAEKAYHEQLSVAEITNACFEPANQMVKCDPRHGKYMACCLLYRGDVVPKDVNAAIAAIKTKRSIQFVDWCPTGFKVGINYQPPTVVPGGDLAKVQRAVCMLSNTTAIAEAWARLDHKFDLMYAKRAFVHWYVGEGMEEGEFSEAREDMAALEKDYEEVGIDSYEDEDEGEE
- the Tuba4a gene encoding tubulin alpha-4A chain isoform X1, whose protein sequence is MRECISVHVGQAGVQMGNACWELYCLEHGIQPDGQMPSDKTIGGGDDSFTTFFCETGAGKHVPRAVFVDLEPTVIDEIRNGPYRQLFHPEQLITGKEDAANNYARGHYTIGKEIIDPVLDRIRKLSDQCTGLQGFLVFHSFGGGTGSGFTSLLMERLSVDYGKKSKLEFSIYPAPQVSTAVVEPYNSILTTHTTLEHSDCAFMVDNEAIYDICRRNLDIERPTYTNLNRLISQIVSSITASLRFDGALNVDLTEFQTNLVPYPRIHFPLATYAPVISAEKAYHEQLSVAEITNACFEPANQMVKCDPRHGKYMACCLLYRGDVVPKDVNAAIAAIKTKRSIQFVDWCPTGFKVGINYQPPTVVPGGDLAKVQRAVCMLSNTTAIAEAWARLDHKFDLMYAKRAFVHWYVGEGMEEGEFSEAREDMAALEKDYEEVGIDSYEDEDEGEE